GTCAATGATGTAATCGGCAGCCGTACCCCCGCCGTTGAACCGCTCGTCAATGACAGCTCCCTCCTTGTGAATCTGAGCGAAGTAGTAGCGATTGAAATTCGTGTAGCCGCCGACGGCTGTATCGGGCAGATAGATATAGGCCACCCGTCCTCCGCTCAACTCTTCGACGCGACGACGGTTGGCCTCGATCCAGGCGAGGGCGCGGAGACCGGTCTCACTTTCGACGGGCACGACCGTGACCTCGCGGGAATTTGCTCCCGTGGGATCAGGGCCGACGCGAAGGACGACCGCTCGTCCCGCGGTCGCTTCAAAGAAGCTGTAGATATTGTCCGTCGCGCGCAACTCACGTCCATTGACCGCCAGCAGATACTCGCCCACCTGCACATTGACTCCCGGTTGGGTGAGCGGCGCACGAAGCTGTGGGTTCCAGTTCTCCCCGCTGTAGATGCGGGCGAAGCGATACCGTCCGTTTTCGATGGTGTAATCGGCGCCGAGAAGTCCCACCTTCACGCGCTTCACCGGTGGTAAATCTCCCCCTCCAACGAAGAGATGACCGACTGAGAGTTCGCCGAGCATCTCAGCAAACAGGTAGGTGAGATCCGTCCGGTGCGCGACGGCATCGAGGAAGGGTTTATATTTCTCCTCCGCCGCTTGGAGATCAAGACCGTGAAAGCCAGGATCGTAGAAGAAATCGCGCTGGATGCGCCAGACCTCGCGATACATCTGCCGCCACTCGGCGCGGGGATCAACGAGGACTTCCATCTCATCGGTTCGGAGGGCTCCTTCCCCCGGCTTCACCGGCTGTGCGATGGCGGCGATGAACCAGCGATCCCCTTGCTTATAGAGCATTTTCTCCCCGTTGTGGGAAAGGTCGAAGGCCGTGATCCCCTCGAGGACCTTATCCACCTTTCGCTTCTCCAGCGTGAAACTGTAGAGCGTCAACGCTGCCGTATCGGCGAGCGGGGTGAGCCGCTGAGGAGCCTCCAGCAGAAAGAGCGTCCCCGCCTTCCCCGCTCTCAGGCTGACATAATTGCGGGCGGGAATCGGCAGGGCTAAAATCCGCTGGCCGATGTTGTCGAAATCAATCGTCACAGTGATCGCCTCTTTTGACGAAGAAGCCGCCGGTTCCGCTTTCTTCGCCTCCGGTGTTTTCTCCTCATCGCTTTCGGGAGCGAGTGGAGAGGGCAGGTCCTTCCGCAACACGATCAGATAGACGCTACGGGTGACCGGACGATTAAAACTCGACATATCGAGCCAGCCGGTCGCCGGGCCGACATCGGTGCTGGCCGTGAAGAAAATGTATTTGCCACTGGCATCGAAGACAGCAAAGCGCGCGTCACTCATTCCATCAGTGAGTTGATGACGCTCGCCCGTCTCCAGCGAGTAGACCATGACGGCGCACAACCGATTGTCCAGCTGTTTGGTATAAACAATCCAGCGGCTATCGGGCGACCAGGCCGGATCCAGAACCCGCCAGGGATTCTCGTAGGTATTTGTATCCACCTTCACCGGCGTGGCTTTCTCAATGTCCACGTACCAGAGCGTCAGCCGCTTATCGGTGTAGGCAATTTTCTTGCTATCAGGCGACCAGGTGGGAGCATAGAAAAACGAGGGGGGTGTGCCCAGGGGAATTTTCTTGACCTCCCCCATTCCGCTCTGCGGGCGGAGATGCAAGGCATATTCGCCCGACTCATCGGAGAAGTAGGCAATCCATTGACCGTCGGGCGACCAGGCCGGATCGCGCTCGGCCACGCCAGGCGTATTGGTGAGATTGCGAACGTCCCCTTTCTCCGCCGGAACGGTGAGAATCTCTCCTCGGGCTTCAAACACGGCCCGAACGCCTGAGGGCGAGAGTCGTCCGCGCACAATCCGATCCGAGACCCGCTCGTAGCGTGGACGCACGGTGAGCACATCGCCAGCGATGCGCACGCGCAGAGGGCGCGTCTTGCCTGATGCCAGATCGTAAAGATGCAACGATCCGAACTGCTCGTAGACGATTGCTCCAGGGCCCGCACTGGCCGACTTCAGGTCGAAACCGCGATTTTCGATCACGCGGCTGACTCGCTTGGTCCGCGTGTCATAGACAAAGAGGGTCACCGGCCCCTCCCGATCAGAGAGGAAGTAGATTTTGTCGCCGATCCACATCGGATTGAAATCGTTCGAGTTTTGGCGGGGAATCTTCTCGATGCTCGAATCCGAGAGTGTGGCGATCCAGATCGGTGTGGCCAATCCTCCCCGATACCGCTTCCAGGCTTGAACGAGAC
The Blastocatellia bacterium DNA segment above includes these coding regions:
- a CDS encoding PDZ domain-containing protein gives rise to the protein FTSNRSSFSPRFNRLFTISVDGGFPKEIPLPMGYEASYSPDGRRLAYVPLPRDPFPGQGLVQAWKRYRGGLATPIWIATLSDSSIEKIPRQNSNDFNPMWIGDKIYFLSDREGPVTLFVYDTRTKRVSRVIENRGFDLKSASAGPGAIVYEQFGSLHLYDLASGKTRPLRVRIAGDVLTVRPRYERVSDRIVRGRLSPSGVRAVFEARGEILTVPAEKGDVRNLTNTPGVAERDPAWSPDGQWIAYFSDESGEYALHLRPQSGMGEVKKIPLGTPPSFFYAPTWSPDSKKIAYTDKRLTLWYVDIEKATPVKVDTNTYENPWRVLDPAWSPDSRWIVYTKQLDNRLCAVMVYSLETGERHQLTDGMSDARFAVFDASGKYIFFTASTDVGPATGWLDMSSFNRPVTRSVYLIVLRKDLPSPLAPESDEEKTPEAKKAEPAASSSKEAITVTIDFDNIGQRILALPIPARNYVSLRAGKAGTLFLLEAPQRLTPLADTAALTLYSFTLEKRKVDKVLEGITAFDLSHNGEKMLYKQGDRWFIAAIAQPVKPGEGALRTDEMEVLVDPRAEWRQMYREVWRIQRDFFYDPGFHGLDLQAAEEKYKPFLDAVAHRTDLTYLFAEMLGELSVGHLFVGGGDLPPVKRVKVGLLGADYTIENGRYRFARIYSGENWNPQLRAPLTQPGVNVQVGEYLLAVNGRELRATDNIYSFFEATAGRAVVLRVGPDPTGANSREVTVVPVESETGLRALAWIEANRRRVEELSGGRVAYIYLPDTAVGGYTNFNRYYFAQIHKEGAVIDERFNGGGTAADYIIDYLRRPLMNYWVTREGKIFTTPATAIFGPKAMIINEYAGSGGDLMPWLFRRAGLGPLIGKRTWGGLVGIYDYPQLIDGGMVTAPRVAFFSPDGVWDVENHGVAPDIEVELDPKAWREGRDPQLEKAVEVVMDALRKTPLPRPKLPAYPNYHGGNSRVGSVTATKK